The DNA sequence ACCTGAGCGCGGCGCTCGACGGGGTCGCGCGGTTCTCCGACACCATCGGCAAGCGCGACGAGCAGATCAAGCAGCTGCTCGGCAACGCCAACAAGATCGCCGGGGTGCTCGGTGAACGCAGCGGCCAGGTCAACGCGTTGCTGGTCAACGCGCAGACGCTGCTCGGCGCGATCAACGAGCGCAGCTACGCCGTCGGCCAGCTGCTGGAACGCGTGTCGGCGTTCTCCGCGCAGGTCGAGGGCTTCATCGACGACAACCCGAACCTGAACCGGGTGCTCGAACAGCTGAGGACGATCAGCGACATCCTGGTGGAACGCAAATTCGACCTGGTCGACGTGCTCACCACGCTGAGCAAGTTCACCGCGTCGCTGGCCGAGGGCATCGCGTCCGGCCCCTACTTCAAGGTGATGCTGGTCAACCTGGCGCCGTACTGGATCCTGCAGCCGTTCGTCGACGCGGCGTTCCAGAAGCGCGGGATCGACCCGGAGCAGTTCTGGCGCAGCGCCGGCCTGCCCGCCTACCAGTTCCCCGATCCGAACGGCGTGCGCCAGCCCAACGGCGCCCCGCCGCCCGCACCGGCGACGCTGCAGGGCACCCCCGAGTTCCCGAATCCGGCTGTGCCGCGCGGCGATCCATGCTCCTACACGCCGCCGGCCGACGGCCTGCCGAGGCCGGGTAACCCGCTGCCCTGTGCCGACCTCAGCGTCGGACCGTTCGGGGACAACCCGTACGGACCGAACTACGAGGGCCGTCCCAACGTGGCGACCTCGGAGCCGAATCCGAACGGTCTTCCGCCCACGCCGGGTGTGGCCAGCGCCGGGGTTCCCGGTCAGCAGGCGCCGCCGGTGCCCGGTACGCCGGTGCCGCTGCCGCCCGCCCCACCGGGTGCGCGGCACGAGCCGCCGGGACCGTTCCCCGGGCCGACCGCGGTCGGCGGCCAGGTGACCAACGCACCGCCGCCACCGGCGCTGCCGGGTCCGCCGCCGCCGCCGGGACCGGGCCAGCAGCTGTCGCCGGCCCAGACGGCGCCGCTGCCGGGCAATCCACCGTTCCTCCCGCCGGGATCTCAACAATGACGGGGGCCTGATCGATGTCAACGATCTTCAACGTCCGCAACCTGAAGATGCCGACGCTGTCGCGCGCTTCGGTGATCGTCGGTGCGCTGATCGTGGTCGTGGCGCTGGTGGCCGCGTTCGCGGGCTGGCAGCTCTACAAGAAGCTGACCACCAACACCGTGGTCGCGTACTTCACCGACACCCTCGCGCTGTATCCCGGCGACAAGGTGCAGATCATGGGTGTGCGCGTCGGCACGATCGACAAGATCGAGCCGGCGGGCGACAAGATGAAGGTGACCTTCAGCTACGAGTCGAAGTACAAGGTGCCCGCGAACGCCACCGCGTCGATCCTCAACCCGAGCCTCGTCGCGTCGCGCACCATCCAGCTGGCCCCGCCCTTCACCGGCGGCCCGGTCATGGAGGACGGCGCCGTCATCCCGCTCGACCGCACTCAGGTCCCGGTGGAGTACGACGAGCTGCGCGATTCGCTCGACCGGATCCTGACCGACCTCGGCCCGACGCCGGATCAGCCCAAGGGGCCGTTCGGTGACGTGATCGAATCGTTCGCCGACGGCCTGTCCGGTAAGGGCAAGCAGATCAACACCACGCTCAACAGCCTGTCGGAGGCGCTGACCACCCTCAACGAGGGCCGCGGCGATTTCTTCAGCGTGGTCAAGAGCCTGGCGCTGTTCGTCAACGCGCTCTACCGCAGCGATCAGCAGTTCGTCGCGCTCAACGACGACCTGGCCCAGTTCACGAACTCGTTCACCAACACCGACCGCGAGCTGGCGACCGCGCTGCAGGATCTCAACGATCTGCTGACCACCACCCGTGGCTTCCTCGACGAGAACAGCGAGGTGCTGACCCACGACATCAACAACCTCGCCGAGGTGACGAACGCGATCCTGCAGCCCGAGCCGCTCGACGGCCTGGAGACCGGTCTGCACGTGTTCCCGAACCTGGGCGCCAACATCATCAACATCAGCTCGCCGGTCAACGGCGGCATCGTGGGTCTGCCGGTCGTCACCAACTTCGCCAACCCGATGCAGTTCATCTGCAGTGCGATCCAGGCCGGCAGCCGGCTGGGGTACCAGGAGTCGGCGGAGCTGTGCGCGCAGTACCTGGCGCCGATCCTCGATGCGATCAAGTTCAACTTCCCGCCGTTCGGGTTGAACCAGATCAGCACCGCGATGACGCTGCCGAAGATGATCGCCTACTCCGAGGACCGGCTGCGGCCGCCGCCGGGGTACAAGGACACCACCGTGCCTGGCATCTTCTCCCGCGACACGTTGTTCTCCCACGGCAACCACGAGCCGGGCTGGGTCGTCGCACCCGGTATGCAGGGTGTCGACGTGCAGCCGTTCACCGCGAACATGCTGACACCGCAGTCGCTTTCGGCGTTGCTCGGTGGACCCGACGCTCCGATCCCGAACGCCCCGCCCGCCTTCGGCACCACCCGCGACGGGAACCTGCCCGGCCCGCCGAACGCCTTCGACGAACGCAATCCGCTACCGCCGCCGTGGTATCCGCAGCCCGGCCCGCCGCCTGCGCCCGCACCGGGTGTGGTTCCGGGTGACCCGGGTGGATCCCCGCTGTCGGGTCCGGCGCCCGCGCCCGCGCCCGCCGCGCCGGCACCCGCACCGGCAGGCCCGCCGTTGCCCGCTGAAGCAGGAGCCCCGTGATGAAGCTCAAGATCCGTCGGCTCGCCTTCCGCACGGCCGCACTGGCCGTGGCCGCGGTGGTGCTGACGTCGTGTGGGTCGTGGCGCGGTATCGCGAACGTGCCGCTGCCCGGCGGTCCGGGCTCGGGCTCGGACAAGATGACGATCTACGTGCAGATGCCGGATACGTTGGCGCTCAACGTCAACAGCCGCGTCCGCGTGGCCGACGTGTTCGTCGGCAGCGTCCGCAAGATCGAGCTGAAGAACTGGGTCGCGACGCTCACGCTCGACATCTCTCCGGACGTGAAGCTGCCGTCGAACGCGCTGGCCAAGATCGGTCAGACCAGCCTCCTGGGTTCGCAGCACGTGGAACTCGAGGCGCCGGAGAACCCGTCGCCCGAACCGCTGCGCAGCGGCGACACCATCACGCTGCAGAACAGCTCGGCGTTCCCCACCACCGAGCGGGTGCTGGCCAGCATCGCGACGATCCTGCGCGGTGGTGGCATCCCCAACCTCGAGGTGATCCAGACCGAGGTGAACAACCTGCTCACCGGCAGGGCGGAACAGATCCGCGAATTCCTCGGCCGGCTGGACGTGTTCACCGACGAGCTCAACCAGCAACGCGCCGACCTGACCCGGGCGATCGACTCGACGAACCGGTTGCTCAACATCGTGGCGAGCCGCAACGACACCCTCGACCGGGTGCTCACCGAATTCCCGCCGCTGATCGAGCATTTCGCGCAGACCCGGGATCTGTTCGCCGACGCGGTCGTCGCGGTGGGTCGGATCAGCA is a window from the Mycolicibacterium litorale genome containing:
- a CDS encoding virulence factor Mce family protein, with protein sequence MRTLEGSNRVRGGLMGIIILVLVVGVGQSFASVPMLFAQPKYYAQFGDTGGINPGDKVRIAGVDVGEVMSTEIAGDKVVVGYTLGGTQIGSDSRAAIRTDTILGRKNIEIEPRGSTALEANGVLPLGQTTTPYQIYDAFFDLTKSASGWDTKSVRESLNVLSETIDQTYPHLSAALDGVARFSDTIGKRDEQIKQLLGNANKIAGVLGERSGQVNALLVNAQTLLGAINERSYAVGQLLERVSAFSAQVEGFIDDNPNLNRVLEQLRTISDILVERKFDLVDVLTTLSKFTASLAEGIASGPYFKVMLVNLAPYWILQPFVDAAFQKRGIDPEQFWRSAGLPAYQFPDPNGVRQPNGAPPPAPATLQGTPEFPNPAVPRGDPCSYTPPADGLPRPGNPLPCADLSVGPFGDNPYGPNYEGRPNVATSEPNPNGLPPTPGVASAGVPGQQAPPVPGTPVPLPPAPPGARHEPPGPFPGPTAVGGQVTNAPPPPALPGPPPPPGPGQQLSPAQTAPLPGNPPFLPPGSQQ
- a CDS encoding virulence factor Mce family protein, translating into MSTIFNVRNLKMPTLSRASVIVGALIVVVALVAAFAGWQLYKKLTTNTVVAYFTDTLALYPGDKVQIMGVRVGTIDKIEPAGDKMKVTFSYESKYKVPANATASILNPSLVASRTIQLAPPFTGGPVMEDGAVIPLDRTQVPVEYDELRDSLDRILTDLGPTPDQPKGPFGDVIESFADGLSGKGKQINTTLNSLSEALTTLNEGRGDFFSVVKSLALFVNALYRSDQQFVALNDDLAQFTNSFTNTDRELATALQDLNDLLTTTRGFLDENSEVLTHDINNLAEVTNAILQPEPLDGLETGLHVFPNLGANIINISSPVNGGIVGLPVVTNFANPMQFICSAIQAGSRLGYQESAELCAQYLAPILDAIKFNFPPFGLNQISTAMTLPKMIAYSEDRLRPPPGYKDTTVPGIFSRDTLFSHGNHEPGWVVAPGMQGVDVQPFTANMLTPQSLSALLGGPDAPIPNAPPAFGTTRDGNLPGPPNAFDERNPLPPPWYPQPGPPPAPAPGVVPGDPGGSPLSGPAPAPAPAAPAPAPAGPPLPAEAGAP
- a CDS encoding virulence factor Mce family protein, giving the protein MKLKIRRLAFRTAALAVAAVVLTSCGSWRGIANVPLPGGPGSGSDKMTIYVQMPDTLALNVNSRVRVADVFVGSVRKIELKNWVATLTLDISPDVKLPSNALAKIGQTSLLGSQHVELEAPENPSPEPLRSGDTITLQNSSAFPTTERVLASIATILRGGGIPNLEVIQTEVNNLLTGRAEQIREFLGRLDVFTDELNQQRADLTRAIDSTNRLLNIVASRNDTLDRVLTEFPPLIEHFAQTRDLFADAVVAVGRISNAADTYLGQAQDPLHTDLQNLQRPLKQLARSSPYLIGALKLMLTAPFSIENVPKVVRGDYINVSLNVDLTLSAIDNGILTGTGVSGMLRALEQAWGRDPATMIPDVRFTPNAHSAPNGPLVERGE